DNA sequence from the Polyodon spathula isolate WHYD16114869_AA chromosome 19, ASM1765450v1, whole genome shotgun sequence genome:
TGCGAGAAGAAGGTGTTTGTCAACCAGCTTAACATTCTGGTCAAAAGAGTCTCGGAGGAAGGTGTGTGCTGACTGTCTCGCTGTGTTACATGTGGTGGGCTACAGGTAGCTGTTTGTCGTATATCACAATACACAACTTATGTATTAGTTGACCCAGTAAATATTAATTGACCCAGTAGCGACAGTAAATATTATTATAGATATTTTTGGTGCCGATTATACTACAGAGATCTTATCCAAGGTCCTCTCTTGATCCTGTGACGTTTTGCCTGTTGCATTATTAATGTAGTTATTACAGATTTATAGAAAGCATGTAAAACATATGGATGAAAGATGACGCGCCATTGCTCAGAGATTTTAACAGGAAAGTGTGTAAACTCAAAACTCTCGAAAAACAGTTTAAGCAGTGTTGCCAGACTGGTGACAGATTTGTTAGGAAATACTGACACCTAGTGGTATAACAATGAATTGCGTtagacacattttgttttgtttttatttaaaatagtgatAATAAGTTATATTATTGTTGAGCAGGTCATTGGTGTTTCTAATTGATATAGTTAAAGGAAACTTCCAGGGGGtatcaaataaaataagattCCTGCTATGTTTTTGAGGGTTTTCTGCATTTTCCCCTTTTGAATTCAGACCTTCTTGGTACATTTCAAGAGCCCTTGTAACTCTTCTTTCTCTACTTCTAGCGGCCGCCGGGAAAGATACAACCGGAAGTAATGGAGAATTGTTGCTACGGTTACACTCCCAGTTTCCGGGTGACATCGGCTGCTTCTCCATCTACTTCCTGAACATGGTAAAGTTGGAACCAGGAGAGGCCATGTTCCTGGGAGCCAACGAGCCTCATGCTTACCTGTTTGGAGGTGAGAACTAACGTTGCCCTCCGAAAACTTTACTaggattttcaaagcttttacacTCGCCAGTAATTTAATCCTGTTTAGGACACACTGTGGGAAGAAGCCTTGTAGATGAAGATTCTGAAACAAGTGTTATAAATAGCATAGATAGTGTGGTTTATTAGGATACTAGAGTAAGCAGTTGCGAGTGGGGACAGCACATTTAAACAGTAATGTGTGCCACAGATCATGTCGCTGATATTTtctggacacacacactgaggttAACAGTGTTCTGCTGTTCTTCTCTTTTGCAGACTGCATCGAGTGCATGGCATGTTCCGACAACACAGTGCGAGCAGGCCTGACTCCCAAGTACATTGACGTCAACACCCTTTGTGAGATGCTGAGCTACACTCCAGCTCCAGCCAGCTCTAAAATCTTCCCTGTGTCCCGGGACCCTTGCGATCCCTTTCTTTTCATGTACGACCCCCCTGTCCCAGACTTCACTGTCATTAAGATACAGGTAACCCACTACATGAATACATTGccttttccaataaaaaaaaaaaaaaaaaagtttcctctaATGAAGTGTGACAGTGTCCCCTGTGGTTTATCCAGTAATGAGAGCTTGCTGAATTGAGTCCTGGTTGTGCTGAGTTTATGATCTTGACTGCGGGCCCACAGGGAGCAATCCATTGGCCTGGGGATAGTTAATTTCACTGTGCTTCAGTAACCTTTACTGGTCAGGCATCTGAAAAGCCGAGGCAGAGACACTAGCCAAGGCTGGGCCTCCAGGGATCAGTAGCTTGGATGCATCCATTGCTTAGGTTCGCCAGAAGAAAATAATGCTTAACAGTGATCTTCAGTCCTTGTGCTCGGTAAGTAGATGATGAACATAAATGTTGGAGTAAATTAATTGGacataaaagaaatgtaaaagccTTGCGCCTCTTAATGTGGTGTGTGCAGTTAGCACCTCTAACGGGGGCTCTTGTGCCTTGCAGGTCCCTACGTCGGTGAAGCAGTACACAGTGTCCCCCATTGACTCTGCCAGCATCCTGCtggtggtgcagggagaggccaCCGGTGCCTCTACAGCAGGCCTCTCAGAGATGAGCATTAAGAGCGGCTCAGTGCTCTTCATCTCCGCCAGCGAGAGCGTGTCTCTGCACATCACCTCACCCGCAGGCATGCTGCTCTTCCGGGC
Encoded proteins:
- the LOC121294382 gene encoding mannose-6-phosphate isomerase-like; translation: MEEVRVFPLSCVVQKYAWGKVGLDSEVAKLVVSGDPLAVIEEDKPYAELWMGAHPKGDAVIRDNRISQKTLGQWIADHPGCLGSKVKDAFQGQLPFLFKVLSVNIALSIQAHPNRELAARLHTQFPEHYPDSNHKPEMAIALTPFEGLCGFRPVEEIGEFLKKVPEFLALVGNAAAEELQSSVEDLLRVPGALKKCFTRMMNCEKKVFVNQLNILVKRVSEEAAAGKDTTGSNGELLLRLHSQFPGDIGCFSIYFLNMVKLEPGEAMFLGANEPHAYLFGDCIECMACSDNTVRAGLTPKYIDVNTLCEMLSYTPAPASSKIFPVSRDPCDPFLFMYDPPVPDFTVIKIQVPTSVKQYTVSPIDSASILLVVQGEATGASTAGLSEMSIKSGSVLFISASESVSLHITSPAGMLLFRACCLL